One segment of Marvinbryantia formatexigens DSM 14469 DNA contains the following:
- a CDS encoding ABC transporter ATP-binding protein, giving the protein MILEAENIRYFYKSRRDKMVLENVSAAFEEAVFYAVTGPSGSGKTTFLSLLAGLDNPAEGRILYEGEDIRKKGLNYHRRHHVSLVFQNYNLIDYLTAEENVKLGGTRDAGELLQTVGILCGDWKRNVLQLSGGQQQRVAIARALASDAKVLLADEPTGNLDEETAGGIIRLLKKTAHESGRCVIVVTHSRQLADEADEVLEIGQGTLHSSTLIH; this is encoded by the coding sequence ATGATTCTGGAAGCGGAAAATATCCGGTATTTTTATAAATCAAGGCGTGACAAAATGGTTCTGGAAAATGTGTCCGCCGCTTTTGAAGAGGCGGTGTTCTATGCGGTTACCGGTCCAAGCGGCTCCGGGAAAACGACGTTTCTTTCCCTGCTTGCGGGGCTGGATAACCCGGCGGAGGGAAGGATTCTTTATGAAGGGGAGGATATCCGCAAAAAAGGGCTGAATTACCATCGCAGGCATCATGTCTCTCTGGTATTCCAGAACTATAATCTGATTGATTATCTTACTGCCGAAGAAAATGTGAAGCTGGGCGGCACCAGGGACGCAGGAGAGCTTTTGCAGACGGTCGGCATCCTTTGCGGGGACTGGAAAAGGAATGTGCTGCAGCTTTCCGGCGGTCAGCAGCAGCGGGTAGCGATTGCCCGCGCTCTGGCAAGCGATGCGAAGGTGCTGCTTGCGGACGAGCCGACCGGGAATCTGGACGAAGAGACAGCCGGCGGCATTATCCGGCTGCTGAAAAAGACCGCCCATGAATCGGGCAGATGCGTTATTGTGGTGACGCACAGCAGGCAACTGGCAGACGAGGCGGATGAAGTGCTGGAAATCGGGCAGGGAACGCTTCATAGCAGCACTTTAATCCATTAG
- a CDS encoding LacI family DNA-binding transcriptional regulator, translating to MEKDKVYTINDIARELGVSKTTVSRAISGKGRISRETQEKVFAFIEQHDYRPNGPARALAQSKTYNLGLVFPADYSAVDFPFFKECMNGIYETASRYEYDVVIAIADDQDFSGSRHLVENRKVDGMILSRSTVGNSAMQHYLKEKQMPFVVVGPAEEAGAASVDNQNREGCCELTGILLLKGIRRLALLGGNRRHLVTESRLQGFKDAYRVQKIPEEESMIFFDIENYTATAAAVEQILAWGADGILCMDDFIASMLIGCLQERNIRIPEDMKLASFYDNPQFEFLSPTVTSLHYNTKGLGENACLTLLRLLGEDVTEEEAVLNYQVILRESTK from the coding sequence ATGGAGAAGGATAAGGTTTATACAATTAATGATATTGCCAGGGAGCTGGGCGTCAGCAAGACGACTGTTTCCAGGGCGATTTCCGGGAAAGGGCGCATCAGCAGGGAAACGCAGGAGAAGGTGTTTGCGTTTATTGAGCAGCATGATTACCGCCCGAATGGACCGGCGCGCGCGCTGGCGCAGAGTAAAACGTATAATCTGGGACTGGTATTCCCGGCGGATTATTCTGCGGTGGATTTCCCGTTTTTTAAGGAGTGCATGAACGGCATTTATGAGACGGCGTCCAGATATGAGTATGATGTTGTGATTGCGATAGCGGATGACCAGGATTTTTCCGGGAGCCGCCACCTGGTGGAAAACCGCAAGGTGGACGGAATGATTCTGAGCCGCTCCACCGTGGGAAATTCTGCCATGCAGCATTATCTGAAGGAGAAGCAGATGCCGTTTGTGGTGGTGGGACCGGCGGAGGAGGCGGGCGCCGCCTCGGTGGACAACCAGAACCGGGAGGGCTGCTGTGAGCTTACCGGCATTCTGCTGCTGAAGGGTATCCGGCGGCTGGCGCTTCTGGGGGGAAACCGCCGGCATCTTGTAACGGAAAGCCGTCTGCAGGGCTTTAAGGATGCGTACCGCGTGCAGAAGATTCCGGAGGAGGAATCGATGATATTTTTTGATATTGAAAATTATACGGCGACGGCGGCTGCCGTGGAGCAGATTCTGGCATGGGGAGCGGACGGGATTCTGTGTATGGATGATTTTATCGCCAGTATGCTGATTGGGTGCCTGCAGGAGCGGAACATCCGGATTCCGGAGGACATGAAGCTGGCAAGCTTTTACGACAATCCCCAGTTTGAATTTTTGTCGCCGACCGTCACCAGTCTGCACTACAACACGAAAGGACTTGGCGAGAACGCCTGTCTTACGCTTCTCAGGTTGCTGGGTGAGGACGTGACGGAGGAGGAAGCGGTTCTGAACTATCAGGTGATTTTAAGGGAATCCACAAAATAG
- the proC gene encoding pyrroline-5-carboxylate reductase, which produces MKIGFIGCGNMAKAMINGILAGNLASHGEVMASAKTEATRQKIREQLGILAAESNREVAEYAQIVFLAVKPQFFEEVLAEIRPAVRQQIFVSLAPGKTIAWLQERLGDGAKIIRTMPNTPAMVGAGMTALCKNEAVTQEEAAAVCALCDSFGKTEMVSESMIDVVTGVSGSSPAYVFMFLEAMADAAVADGMPRAQAYRFAAQAVMGSAKLMLETGEHPGVLKDMVCSPAGTTIEAVRVLEEKGLRSAVIEAQRACVKKAKGL; this is translated from the coding sequence ATGAAGATAGGATTTATTGGATGCGGAAATATGGCAAAGGCAATGATAAACGGGATTCTGGCAGGCAATCTGGCGTCGCACGGGGAAGTGATGGCGTCTGCGAAAACGGAGGCGACCAGGCAGAAAATCAGAGAGCAGCTTGGCATTCTGGCGGCAGAGAGCAACCGCGAGGTGGCGGAGTATGCACAAATCGTATTCCTGGCGGTAAAACCGCAGTTTTTTGAGGAGGTGCTTGCCGAAATCCGTCCGGCTGTGCGGCAGCAGATTTTTGTGTCGCTGGCGCCCGGAAAGACCATTGCCTGGCTGCAGGAGCGCCTGGGGGACGGGGCAAAGATTATCCGCACGATGCCGAACACACCGGCAATGGTGGGCGCCGGTATGACCGCGCTCTGCAAAAATGAGGCGGTGACGCAGGAGGAGGCCGCTGCGGTCTGCGCTCTCTGCGACAGCTTTGGAAAGACGGAAATGGTGTCGGAGAGCATGATTGATGTGGTGACAGGCGTCTCCGGAAGCTCCCCCGCCTATGTCTTTATGTTTCTGGAAGCGATGGCGGACGCGGCGGTGGCGGACGGAATGCCGCGCGCGCAGGCGTACAGATTCGCTGCGCAGGCGGTTATGGGAAGCGCGAAGCTGATGCTGGAGACCGGCGAGCATCCCGGCGTTTTAAAGGATATGGTCTGCTCCCCGGCAGGCACCACCATCGAGGCAGTGCGCGTCCTCGAAGAAAAGGGACTGCGCAGCGCAGTCATAGAAGCGCAGCGGGCGTGCGTGAAAAAAGCGAAGGGATTGTGA
- a CDS encoding AAA family ATPase produces MIKCFAYENFKSFEKAELDIEALTTLIGTNSSGKSNAIEGISILAKTVTGLELSMILDGTKSTGAVVRGGSSGCARFKTNAFKLGCLTELDSENDLLYEIKIGVKERAAVEEEGI; encoded by the coding sequence ATGATAAAGTGCTTTGCTTATGAAAATTTTAAAAGCTTTGAAAAGGCTGAACTGGATATCGAGGCACTGACAACGCTGATTGGAACGAATTCATCTGGAAAAAGTAATGCGATAGAAGGAATCTCTATACTGGCAAAAACGGTGACAGGGCTTGAATTAAGTATGATTCTTGACGGAACCAAAAGTACGGGGGCTGTCGTGCGCGGAGGAAGCAGCGGCTGTGCGAGATTTAAAACAAATGCGTTTAAACTGGGATGCCTCACAGAGCTGGACTCGGAAAATGATTTGCTTTATGAAATTAAAATAGGCGTGAAAGAGCGTGCAGCAGTTGAAGAAGAGGGGATATAG
- a CDS encoding AAA family ATPase, translating into MRRDTEEEKKTASWMEHVIRHLKNIRMLDPVPSAIRDYVRISDTELRQNCDNLSAVLNEMCKNTAKKERLLKVVRELPENSVEDIEFIETQIGDVIFALREKCFDSEELVDARRLSDGTLRCIAVLTAVLIGEPGSMVMIEELDNGIHPVRVYKLAEQLADIGRERNIDIIITTHNAALLNAYKKDELIGVSVVYRDKERSTSKIKSFVEIDNFPAMLAAGGLGDAMIDESLLSALKQSKKAKDY; encoded by the coding sequence GTGCGAAGAGATACAGAAGAAGAGAAGAAAACTGCTTCATGGATGGAGCATGTAATCAGGCACTTGAAAAATATCAGAATGCTGGACCCTGTTCCATCCGCAATTCGTGACTATGTGAGAATATCAGATACAGAGCTGCGGCAAAACTGTGATAATCTTTCGGCGGTGCTGAATGAAATGTGTAAAAATACCGCTAAAAAAGAGCGGTTGTTAAAGGTAGTAAGAGAATTGCCGGAGAACAGCGTGGAAGATATTGAATTTATAGAGACTCAAATTGGGGATGTTATTTTTGCGCTTCGTGAAAAGTGTTTTGATTCTGAAGAACTGGTAGATGCCCGCCGGCTGTCAGATGGCACTTTACGCTGCATTGCGGTATTAACGGCAGTTCTGATTGGAGAACCGGGCAGTATGGTTATGATTGAAGAGCTGGATAATGGTATTCATCCGGTAAGAGTTTATAAGCTTGCAGAACAACTGGCTGATATAGGCAGGGAGAGAAATATCGACATTATCATTACTACGCATAATGCAGCTCTTCTGAATGCGTATAAGAAGGATGAACTGATAGGAGTTTCTGTCGTATACAGAGATAAAGAGCGCAGTACAAGTAAGATTAAATCCTTTGTAGAAATTGACAATTTCCCGGCGATGCTGGCGGCTGGTGGTCTGGGCGATGCGATGATTGATGAAAGCCTGCTGTCGGCATTAAAACAGTCAAAAAAGGCAAAAGACTATTGA
- a CDS encoding M56 family metallopeptidase yields the protein MKSVVLVMTASGSVMFLIFYVVCSIYGNRLKAKWKRYILLLAAIYYLIPFSSEKYTINGWLRRHRLPMMFPKKLTDGVMDKADIVYVIDGRARFEYTQPLLMWGTVICGIVSMIFLLYFIYTCWSFRKKIKAYKRQEVSEECRRVFEKALHRLAIRRHISLYKSPDVEAPAATGIFKPCIWLPERMDTISESEMENVLVHELAHIKHHDLLMHIAGLLVITVHWFNPFSYLLLHFIRLTNEEYSDETAVEHMGQEERISYCSTLIMLACGNRKKSTLGLGFSRQPRKQIERRIDFIMMKRKKNVLAACIAGAFGIIASTVTVFAYDPPQYIVQESGKEVNLEAEEAFYAGTLELEVEELPYDNFFTDSEGNIYPITEEQTRKECRHEYELGIRTEHVQDGNGGCTVNYCRSKKCIICGSIVDGEIYQAITRKVCPH from the coding sequence ATGAAGAGTGTTGTGTTGGTAATGACGGCATCTGGTTCTGTAATGTTTCTTATTTTTTATGTGGTTTGTTCGATATATGGGAACAGGCTGAAGGCAAAGTGGAAGCGGTACATATTGCTGCTTGCTGCGATTTACTATCTGATTCCGTTTTCTTCTGAAAAATATACGATAAACGGCTGGCTGAGAAGGCATCGTCTTCCGATGATGTTTCCGAAAAAGCTGACGGACGGAGTGATGGACAAAGCGGATATTGTATATGTCATTGATGGGCGGGCGCGGTTTGAATATACACAGCCGCTGTTAATGTGGGGTACTGTTATATGCGGAATTGTTTCAATGATTTTCCTGCTGTATTTTATTTATACCTGTTGGTCGTTCAGAAAGAAAATAAAAGCATATAAAAGGCAGGAGGTTTCAGAGGAATGCAGGAGGGTATTTGAAAAAGCATTACACAGACTGGCGATCCGGCGGCATATTAGTCTGTATAAATCGCCTGATGTGGAAGCTCCGGCTGCAACGGGGATTTTTAAACCGTGTATCTGGCTGCCGGAAAGAATGGACACTATTTCTGAAAGCGAAATGGAAAATGTTCTGGTACACGAACTGGCTCACATAAAGCATCATGATTTGCTGATGCATATTGCCGGGCTTCTGGTGATTACAGTTCACTGGTTTAATCCGTTTTCATATTTATTGCTGCACTTTATACGCCTCACAAATGAAGAATATAGTGATGAAACTGCAGTAGAGCATATGGGACAGGAAGAGCGGATATCCTACTGCAGTACGCTGATTATGCTGGCATGTGGGAACAGGAAGAAATCCACACTGGGGCTGGGTTTTTCCAGACAGCCCCGAAAGCAGATAGAAAGGAGGATTGATTTTATTATGATGAAAAGAAAGAAAAATGTACTGGCAGCATGTATTGCCGGTGCATTTGGTATTATCGCCAGCACAGTCACAGTGTTTGCGTATGATCCACCGCAATATATTGTACAGGAAAGTGGTAAAGAGGTAAACCTGGAGGCAGAGGAAGCATTTTATGCCGGAACACTGGAGCTGGAAGTGGAAGAACTGCCGTATGATAATTTCTTCACAGACAGTGAAGGAAATATATATCCCATTACAGAAGAGCAGACAAGAAAGGAATGCAGGCACGAATATGAGCTGGGAATAAGGACGGAACATGTTCAGGATGGCAATGGGGGCTGTACGGTAAATTATTGCCGTTCGAAAAAATGTATAATATGTGGAAGTATTGTGGATGGTGAAATATATCAGGCTATTACACGTAAAGTGTGCCCGCATTAA
- a CDS encoding BlaI/MecI/CopY family transcriptional regulator, with product MDKKYGLTSTEYEIMELFWDTDGKLSFKEVMEYFNSTKNKNWKKQTISTFLKILQDKGLIASDTSGKKYQYYATCTREKHINMWVRQMMKDSFDNSMGQFLMAFSGGQKLSEKDADELREYLKKYSKGD from the coding sequence ATGGACAAAAAATATGGGCTGACATCAACGGAATATGAGATTATGGAACTGTTCTGGGATACGGATGGAAAATTAAGCTTTAAAGAGGTTATGGAGTATTTCAATAGTACTAAGAACAAAAACTGGAAAAAGCAGACGATAAGTACGTTTTTAAAGATCCTGCAGGATAAAGGGCTTATAGCATCCGATACTTCCGGAAAGAAATATCAGTATTATGCGACCTGCACAAGGGAGAAACATATTAATATGTGGGTGCGGCAAATGATGAAGGATTCATTTGATAATTCTATGGGACAGTTTTTGATGGCTTTTTCGGGCGGACAGAAATTAAGTGAAAAAGATGCGGATGAACTGAGAGAGTATTTAAAAAAATATAGTAAAGGTGATTAA
- a CDS encoding extracellular solute-binding protein has translation MKLKKVLASTLAAVTVLSSVALVNAEETITLTLWGAEEDQTLLGELAEEFKAAYPDVTFDIQIGVESESTAKDTILTDVEAAADVYAFASDQIYDLVNAGALIDLDEYAEALTMAGKTLDDVKAANVAGSIEAATVNGKLYAFPRAADNGYFLYYDSNVLSEEDVASWDSLLAAAEAAGKKVGMTLASGWYNASFFYGAGFTTGLNEDGTTTIDWNGTSADGYTGVDVVKGMLNIASSPAFMAIADGDISNQIAAGGLCAAVSGTWDAITAQEAFGDGYAATKLPTFTVGDTQVQQGSVAGYKFVGVNGYAENAGWAVLLADFITNEASQQKFFDQRESGPSNNNIIDSDAVKSNVAIAALAEQAEFGKTQTVGGKYWDPAQTFGELIAQGTLKADDDAGIQAALDTLVEGVTAPIE, from the coding sequence ATGAAGCTCAAAAAAGTATTGGCATCTACCCTTGCTGCTGTGACAGTTCTGTCTTCAGTTGCACTTGTAAATGCAGAGGAAACCATCACCCTTACCCTGTGGGGAGCAGAGGAGGATCAGACGCTTCTCGGAGAATTGGCAGAAGAATTTAAGGCGGCATATCCGGATGTTACTTTTGATATCCAGATTGGCGTAGAATCAGAATCTACCGCAAAAGATACCATTCTGACAGACGTAGAGGCGGCTGCGGATGTTTACGCATTCGCGAGCGACCAGATTTATGACCTTGTAAACGCAGGCGCGCTCATCGACCTGGATGAATACGCAGAGGCGCTCACGATGGCAGGAAAGACACTGGACGATGTAAAAGCGGCAAATGTTGCAGGCTCTATCGAGGCGGCGACTGTAAACGGAAAACTTTACGCTTTCCCAAGAGCAGCGGACAACGGCTATTTCCTGTACTATGATTCCAACGTTCTGTCCGAAGAGGATGTCGCATCCTGGGACAGCCTTCTGGCAGCAGCGGAAGCGGCAGGCAAAAAGGTTGGTATGACACTGGCATCCGGCTGGTATAACGCTTCCTTCTTCTATGGCGCAGGCTTTACAACCGGTCTGAATGAGGACGGAACAACTACGATCGACTGGAACGGCACAAGCGCTGACGGTTACACCGGCGTTGACGTTGTAAAGGGTATGCTGAATATCGCATCCAGCCCGGCATTCATGGCAATCGCGGACGGCGATATCTCCAACCAGATCGCAGCAGGCGGTCTCTGCGCAGCAGTATCCGGAACATGGGATGCAATCACAGCGCAGGAAGCATTCGGCGACGGCTATGCGGCAACCAAGCTCCCGACTTTCACAGTTGGCGATACGCAGGTTCAGCAGGGCTCCGTGGCAGGCTATAAGTTTGTCGGCGTAAACGGCTATGCGGAGAACGCAGGATGGGCAGTTCTTCTGGCTGACTTCATCACAAACGAGGCATCCCAGCAGAAGTTCTTCGACCAGCGTGAGAGCGGTCCGAGCAACAACAATATTATCGATTCTGATGCAGTAAAGTCGAATGTGGCAATCGCAGCTCTTGCTGAGCAGGCAGAGTTTGGTAAGACCCAGACCGTCGGCGGAAAATACTGGGATCCGGCACAGACCTTCGGTGAACTGATTGCACAGGGAACTCTGAAAGCAGACGACGATGCAGGCATCCAGGCAGCACTGGATACCCTCGTAGAAGGCGTAACCGCTCCTATCGAGTAA
- a CDS encoding carbohydrate ABC transporter permease — MASEKKGAAAAVGGFFRAIGTYFSEFGTAFAKGDAFVKLSALWMGAGYARRKQYVKAIIMTILEIAVIAFTVTFAMQYVPKFGTLGTVKMEKVFNMQTMKSEFNDYDNSFQILLFSLFSFVVWAAFIVVWMRNIVNAYRLQLMEAAGEHINTFKEDLHSYIEEKFHVTLLTLPVLGIVVFTAIPILLLIFVAFTNYDQQHMPPTELFTWTGFTNFLSLFGGGGLTSTFSYAFVRVLGWTLVWAFFATFTTYIGGILLSLLLNSKKTKAPKFWRLLFIITIAVPQFVSLLLVRNFFSNGGIVNTICANIGLTGFLRDIGLVSTSYIPFLSAPGWAHVMIIIINIWIGVPYQMLIATGVLMNLPSDQLESARVDGAKPFQIFRKITMPYMLFVTGPALVTDFVKNINNFNVIYLLTQDVYTTTNQAMANSQAKEVDLLVTWLFRLTQDYYNYKMASAIGIIVFIICAVFTLIAFNRMIGNGKEEDYQ, encoded by the coding sequence ATGGCAAGTGAGAAAAAGGGAGCTGCCGCAGCGGTCGGCGGTTTCTTCAGAGCGATTGGCACTTATTTTTCCGAATTTGGCACGGCATTTGCAAAAGGCGACGCATTTGTAAAGCTGTCCGCACTGTGGATGGGGGCAGGCTACGCGCGCCGCAAACAGTACGTAAAAGCGATTATCATGACAATTCTTGAAATTGCCGTTATCGCATTTACCGTTACGTTTGCCATGCAGTATGTACCGAAATTCGGAACACTGGGAACGGTAAAAATGGAAAAGGTCTTCAACATGCAGACCATGAAGAGTGAGTTCAATGACTACGATAACTCATTCCAGATTTTGCTGTTTTCCCTGTTCAGTTTTGTAGTCTGGGCGGCATTTATCGTTGTCTGGATGAGAAACATTGTGAACGCCTACCGGCTTCAGCTTATGGAAGCAGCGGGCGAACACATCAATACCTTTAAAGAGGATCTGCACTCTTACATCGAAGAGAAATTCCACGTTACCCTGCTCACCCTTCCGGTGCTCGGCATCGTGGTATTTACAGCAATCCCGATTTTGCTGCTCATTTTTGTGGCGTTCACAAATTACGATCAGCAGCATATGCCGCCGACGGAGCTGTTTACCTGGACGGGCTTTACAAACTTCCTGAGCCTGTTTGGCGGCGGCGGGCTCACCTCCACTTTCAGCTACGCATTCGTGCGGGTACTTGGCTGGACGCTGGTGTGGGCATTCTTTGCAACCTTTACCACCTACATCGGCGGTATCCTGTTGTCTCTGCTGCTCAACAGCAAAAAGACAAAAGCGCCGAAATTCTGGCGTCTGCTGTTTATTATTACGATTGCTGTGCCGCAGTTCGTTTCCCTGCTGCTCGTTCGAAACTTCTTCTCAAACGGCGGTATCGTAAATACGATCTGCGCAAACATCGGTCTGACAGGCTTCCTGCGCGATATCGGTCTGGTATCCACCAGCTATATCCCGTTTTTGTCGGCGCCGGGCTGGGCACACGTCATGATTATCATCATCAACATCTGGATCGGTGTGCCGTATCAGATGCTGATCGCAACCGGCGTGCTGATGAACCTGCCGTCCGACCAGCTTGAGAGCGCGCGCGTGGACGGCGCAAAACCGTTCCAGATCTTCCGCAAGATCACGATGCCGTATATGCTGTTTGTTACGGGACCGGCGCTGGTTACGGACTTTGTAAAGAACATCAACAACTTCAACGTAATTTACCTGCTGACACAGGACGTGTATACGACCACCAACCAGGCAATGGCGAACTCGCAGGCAAAGGAGGTCGACCTGCTGGTAACCTGGCTGTTCCGTCTGACGCAGGATTACTACAACTACAAGATGGCATCGGCAATCGGTATCATCGTCTTCATTATCTGTGCGGTATTTACGCTGATAGCCTTTAACCGCATGATAGGAAACGGAAAGGAGGAGGACTATCAATAA
- a CDS encoding sugar ABC transporter permease yields MKKMKGNRLSSIVLHNLLIAVLAFIWLIPIVWLVCTSFSSYSGMNTSTFFPKEWSVIHYIKLFQPDTVAQFPQWFMNTFIIACVTCVISTAFVLMVAYAMSVMRFKARKPLMNFFVILNLFPGMLAMIAVYFTLKSFNLTNSYAGLIMVYSGSAGLGYLIAKGFFDTVPRALCEAARIDGCSEARIFAQIVIPMSRPIIVYTVISSFLVPWMDFVYAKMILNAGISEKYTVAIGLYKMLDKSLINNYFTMFCAGGVLVSIPISILFMIMQKFYVEGITGGAVKG; encoded by the coding sequence ATGAAAAAGATGAAAGGAAACCGTTTATCTTCAATCGTACTGCACAACCTGCTGATTGCGGTTCTGGCATTTATCTGGCTGATTCCGATAGTATGGCTGGTGTGCACCTCCTTCAGCTCCTATTCCGGCATGAACACGAGCACCTTCTTCCCGAAGGAGTGGAGCGTTATCCACTATATCAAATTATTCCAGCCCGATACGGTGGCGCAGTTCCCGCAGTGGTTTATGAACACCTTTATCATTGCGTGCGTTACCTGCGTGATTTCCACGGCGTTTGTGCTGATGGTGGCATATGCGATGTCGGTAATGCGTTTTAAGGCGCGCAAGCCGCTGATGAACTTTTTCGTTATCCTGAACCTGTTTCCGGGTATGCTGGCAATGATTGCGGTGTACTTCACATTAAAGAGCTTCAATCTGACCAACAGCTATGCCGGTCTGATCATGGTGTATTCCGGCTCGGCAGGTCTGGGTTATCTGATCGCGAAGGGCTTTTTCGACACGGTTCCGCGTGCGCTCTGCGAGGCGGCGCGTATTGACGGATGCAGCGAGGCGCGCATCTTTGCGCAGATCGTTATCCCGATGAGCCGTCCGATTATCGTTTATACTGTAATCAGCAGCTTCCTGGTTCCGTGGATGGACTTCGTTTATGCGAAGATGATTCTGAACGCGGGTATCTCGGAGAAGTACACGGTGGCGATCGGTCTGTACAAGATGCTGGATAAGAGCCTTATCAACAACTACTTTACCATGTTCTGCGCAGGCGGTGTGCTGGTATCCATCCCGATTTCGATTCTGTTCATGATTATGCAGAAATTCTACGTAGAGGGAATTACCGGCGGCGCTGTGAAGGGATAA
- a CDS encoding glycoside hydrolase family 53 protein — protein sequence MKNQWITGMDLSTLLEVERCGGKFYDGGARRDAMDILKDYGMNMVRLRLWNDPFDENGNSYGAGGNDIETTLALAKRAKEKGIGWLLDFHYSDFWADPGKQIPPKAWKGMNAEELTVAVHDYTAQVLQRCAAEDILPQMVAVGNELSNGLLWPCGKTPDFKNIVKFINAGIRAVHEAAPEIPVMLHLDNGGNNALYRGWFDAYFAEGGEDFTYIGLSYYPFWHGTLEMLRENINDIAQRYGKDLIIAEVSMGYTMEDYQVYEKLDDSQRKGMATRKELVEKIAYPMTRQGQADFMRDVLQVIREVPQGHGRGFFYWEPAWIPVPGSGWATEEACAYMGEQGPGGNEWANQALFDYDGNALPALDVIRSFAQNAGNDGQPAGM from the coding sequence ATGAAAAATCAATGGATTACCGGTATGGATCTTTCCACCCTGCTGGAGGTGGAGCGCTGCGGCGGAAAATTTTATGACGGGGGAGCCCGCCGCGATGCGATGGATATTCTGAAGGATTATGGGATGAATATGGTGCGGCTGCGCCTGTGGAACGACCCGTTTGACGAAAACGGAAATTCTTACGGGGCGGGCGGCAATGATATAGAGACGACACTTGCGCTGGCGAAGCGCGCGAAGGAAAAGGGAATCGGCTGGCTGCTGGATTTCCATTACAGCGATTTCTGGGCGGATCCCGGAAAGCAGATTCCGCCGAAGGCGTGGAAGGGAATGAACGCAGAAGAGCTGACAGTGGCGGTTCACGATTATACTGCGCAGGTGCTGCAGCGCTGCGCAGCGGAGGATATCCTGCCGCAGATGGTTGCGGTTGGAAACGAGCTGTCCAACGGGCTGCTCTGGCCCTGCGGAAAAACGCCGGATTTTAAAAATATCGTAAAGTTTATCAACGCGGGTATCCGCGCTGTGCATGAGGCGGCGCCGGAAATCCCGGTGATGCTTCATCTGGATAACGGCGGCAACAATGCGCTTTACCGCGGCTGGTTTGACGCGTACTTTGCGGAGGGCGGGGAGGACTTCACCTATATCGGGCTGTCGTATTATCCGTTCTGGCACGGAACGCTGGAAATGCTGCGGGAAAATATAAACGATATCGCGCAGCGGTACGGGAAAGATCTGATTATCGCAGAGGTTTCTATGGGCTACACGATGGAGGATTATCAAGTCTATGAAAAGCTGGACGACAGCCAGAGAAAAGGCATGGCGACCAGAAAAGAGCTTGTGGAAAAGATTGCTTATCCGATGACCCGGCAGGGACAGGCGGATTTTATGCGGGATGTCCTGCAGGTCATCCGGGAGGTGCCGCAGGGACATGGCAGGGGCTTTTTCTACTGGGAACCGGCGTGGATTCCGGTGCCGGGAAGCGGCTGGGCGACGGAAGAGGCCTGCGCGTACATGGGCGAGCAGGGACCTGGCGGAAATGAGTGGGCGAACCAGGCGCTGTTTGATTACGACGGCAATGCGCTTCCGGCGCTGGATGTAATCCGCAGCTTTGCGCAGAACGCCGGGAACGACGGGCAGCCTGCCGGAATGTAA